In Xyrauchen texanus isolate HMW12.3.18 chromosome 35, RBS_HiC_50CHRs, whole genome shotgun sequence, one DNA window encodes the following:
- the LOC127628695 gene encoding torsin-1A-like yields the protein MKDRQRRIFTTLLHCILISGVVVKAIEPVSTTLIVGAGAAAALGKIYQYLFEVCDENWINFNATGLKHDLETKLFGQHVATRVILKAVTGFMSSKNPKKPLVLSLHGWTGTGKNFVSQLIAENIYHKGMSSSFVHLFTATAHFPHEKHIDSYKTQLQEWIRGNVSNCARSMFIFDEMDKMQTGLIDSIMPYLDFYDNLSGVSYRQAIFIFLSNAGGEKIVQVALDFWKAGREREEIQLKDLEMALSLSVFNNKNSGFWHASLIDKNLVDFFVPFLPLEYKHVIQCGLAEMASKNHVPNQEVVEQMAHDLNYFPKEDRVFSMQGCKIISSRMDFYIN from the exons ATGAAAGATCGGCAGCGTCGTATATTCACTACCCTGCTGCACTGCATCCTGATCTCAGGGGTGGTTGTGAAAGCCATAGAGCCCGTGTCCACCACTCTAATAGTTGGTGCTGGAGCTGCTGCTGCTCTGGGGAAAATCTATCAATATTTATTTGAAGTGTGCGATGAGAACTGGATCAATTTTAATGCAACAG GACTGAAGCATGACCTTGAGACGAAGCTGTTCGGGCAGCACGTTGCTACACGAGTCATTTTAAAAGCCGTCACGGGATTTATGAGCAGTAAAAACCCAAAGAAACCGCTGGTTCTGTCTCTTCATGGCTGGACTGGGACAGGGAAGAACTTCGTCAGTCAGCTCATAGCAGAAAACATTTACCATAAAGGCATGTCGAGCAGTTTTGTTCATCTGTTTACTGCCACAGCACACTTTCCTCATGAGAAGCACATAGATTCCTACAag acaCAGTTACAGGAGTGGATCAGGGGAAATGTGTCCAACTGCGCACGTTCAATGTTCATCTTTGATGAAATGGATAAAATGCAAACCGGACTGATCGACAGCATTATGCCATATCTGGACTTTTATGACAATCTGAGCGGAGTGTCGTACAGACAGGCCATCTTTATCTTCCTCAG CAATGCAGGAGGAGAGAAAATCGTTCAGGTTGCTCTGGATTTCTGGAAAGCAGGAAGAGAACGAGAGGAGATCCAGCTGAAGGATTTAGAGATGGCGCTTTCACTGTCTGTCTTCAACAACAAGAATA GTGGTTTCTGGCACGCTAGTTTAATCGATAAGAACTTAGTGGATTTCTTCGTGCCGTTTCTTCCGCTGGAGTACAAGCACGTCATTCAGTGCGGTTTGGCCGAGATGGCCTCCAAGAATCACGTGCCGAATCAGGAAGTAGTTGAACAGATGGCCCACGATCTGAACTACTTCCCAAAAGAGGATCGCGTCTTCTCCATGCAGGGCTGCAAGATCATCTCCAGCAGAATGGACTTCTATATAAACTGA